One Candidatus Zixiibacteriota bacterium genomic window, ACCATATAATATCATTTATTATCCAAAGTTTTAATTTTTTTAAGATTACTCCAATAGATGGATGATTATGTAAAGTTCCTGAAATCCATATTGTTCCGTCGTCTTTTAGAACTCTGGTGCACTCCTCTACCCAGTTGCTGTTAAATTCATGGATATTTTCTATCTGATCCCATGAACCCTTATCACATACTGCAATCTTCCCGCTCTTACAAGTGAGATAATTTTCACCAGAAAGATTATAAGGCGGATCTGCAAAAATTAAATCGACACTTTTAGATTCTATATCTTTAAGTAATTTTAGAGCATCTCCTTTGAATAACTTTATATTTACCATTTTAGTTTCCTTTATGCACTACTATCCTTTTATTGGCAACTTTAAAATACTCATTGTTCGCCTCGATTCCAATCCACTTCCTCTTTAATCTAGACGCCACAACGCCGGTGGTGCCAGTTCCGAAGAAAGGGTCAAGCACTAAGTCATTTTCATTCGAAGATGAAATTATAATTAGTTCTATCAATTTCTCTGGTTTCTGAGTAGGGTGTATAGCTCTACCATTTCTACCCTTTATACGTTCCTTACCCTGAACAATAGGAAGTTCGATAAAATCTATAAAATCTCTTACTTGCTTTGGCTTTCCATCTTTTGTTCTATGAGGATTAATTTCCTTTAACCTTTCATAATTGAATTTCCAATTATTACCTTTCACAAACCAGCAAACGTATTCAGTAGCGTGGGTAAAAGTTCGTCTCGTTATGTTTGGCATAGCATTCGTCTTATACCAGGTTATTATATTATTTAATTTAAACCCTATTTTCTTAGCAATAAATATCATTTCTGCTATACTGTGATAAGTGCAGGAGATATATATACTGCCGGCAGGTTTTAAGACATCCCACGATTTGCCGATCCATCTTTCTGTAAAAACAAGATAATCCTCATATTTCCAGGTATCCCATTTTTCGTTCATTTTATAGAATGGTCCGCCTGTTTTGTTATTGATTAAAGTCAATTCCTTTCCAGATAAGTTATATGGAGGGTCTGCATATATGAGATCTATACTATTCTTCTCAATCTCTTTCTCCATTATCTCCACGCAATTGCCTAAATATACTTGATTAATTTTCATTATGAAATCATCCTCTGTCGCCATTCTTTAACGGCTTCCGGTATATAAGTTGCCCAATCGGTAAAACTGTTCAGCTGAACTGTTTGATTAATTATTTGACTGTATAAATCATATAATTCTCTATGTGAAAATCTTCTGCCTTGCTTCACAAAGTCTAATAAAGTATCCATAAGAATTGTAAATTGATCTGTCGTTATGGGTACTATTCTTTGACGCAACCCATTGTATTCATACTTTACAGAAATCCAAAACTGAGAATATGTATCATTATGAATTTGAGGTGCTATAAATAGACAAAATACCTCATCATTTTGATGCTGGGTCTCAAAATCTCTTAAATGTCGCATAACAGGCTGCCCTTCTTGAACCCACTGTAAACTTGAGGTATTTAAGGTGACTTCGCAAATTGCTTTAAAAGTTTGATAGTAACATTCCATATCCGGTTTGTTTCCGGGAGAATGACTTATAGGTTCACCGTCGTCATCAACTGGATAATTAGCTTTAATCAGAATTTCATCGTTCATTTCCTTTAGCGCTTGTGTTATCAGTTTTTCAAATTGCTCTGGAGCTTTCTTTTCCAATGTTTTTCTATATTTTTGAATGTTTTTCAGTATATCAATTGTTTCTTGTATTTTTTTAGCATCACCTAATATTTGTGCTTTTCTTAGTCGTTCTTTAAGTTCCAAATTAAATGTTCTCAATTCAGAAGTATAATTTTCCAATTGTTGTTTTGAGAGTTTTTTAATATCTATAATTAAAAGTTCTTGTTCTTTTTGGGATACCTTCATCCTCTCCCTATTTATTAACTCAGTGATTCCATTTTTTAACGATAGTGTTACTTTTGCTAAATTTTCTATTTTCTCCCAAGGCAATTCAGGCTTTGTAATATCAGAAAGATAATTCAGATAGTCTGTTAGATTTTTAAATTTAATTGCCTCTCCATTATTCAGTTTTAAAAGTTGTTCTATTTCAACCATTCTCGAAGGCTCTAAATTAATAGTCCAATAATATCCTAAAGGATCCATTGTAATTTTGAAATATCTGGTTAGCCTGAAATATCTCATTATATTGTCACCGTAATCAAATAAGTTTTTTATCTTTTTTTCAGCCACTTTTTTTGTCTCATAGAATTCTTTGGTGAAATTAGTAATGTATTTGTCCTTGTGTTTTTCCTTTCTGAATTCTGAAATCTTCTCAACATACTCATCGATCTGATTGGCGTTTATTAATGTAGGGACAAAAATGCTAAATTCTGTTTTGTCTAAACCTATTTTTGTAGATTTTCTATTAAGTCTTTCAAGAAGGTGCATTGTTGCCACTAAAGGCATTATATTAAAACCTTCCTTCTCTGAAAAATCAGCACTCCATGGATTTGGGAATTGGAGTTTCAACAAACTCTTAAAAAATATGAAACCAATATCATAATCACCTGCTAGAAACTTGTTGCCCAATTCGGTAATTTGAATTGGTCCAGAACCTTCTCTTGCTATTGCAAATCCCAGTTTATTCAATGGGTTTGCTGATTGTCTTCCTCGCATTGGTGGGTCTTCATAATTTTTAAAATAGAAAATTTCCTCAGCTACTTCATAAGGTATACCGAGTTCTGGTTTCTGAAAATACTCTCTAAATTTTAAGGGTATATTTCTAGGCTTATAGAATTTGTTTTGAATCAATAGCACCTGATATTTTATTTGGTTTTCCTTATTGAATTCCTGGCCTTCGAATTCTTTTAAAACTGTTAAAAAATCTCTTAATCTCTCAGGACTTCTTACTGTTGTTGAAATGGACCAAGGTTTTTTCATTATATTCACCTATATTTCTTTTCTATTTTAGCCTATTCCCTTTTATAAATCAAGTCTAAATTTGTGCCATGCTCTCCTCAAAACTCCAGCCCTAGTCTGAGAAATGCAGGTGTGAGTAGCGAGTAGCGAGGGCAAAGGGTTGGTTCCCGCATCAATCTTTTCGAAACCCTATCTTCGACTTGGACTTCTCAGAGGGTATCATCAGTTGTCGAATTGCTTGAAAAATCGAGCGTATCTCTACGTCATGTTTTTCGATTTTTCTCTCCAGCTGGTCCAATTTTTGTGCCAGCTCTTTATGAGTAGAAAGAACCTCTCTCAGCTTGACGAAAGCTCGCATAATTGCGATGTTGACCTGAATAGCTTGCCTGCTGCGTAATACGCTGGAGAGCATGGCCACTCCTTGTTCAGTAAATGCATAGGGGTTAGCCCGTCGGGCACCGCCCCAGCTTGAAATCACAATTTGTGATTTCAAGTTTCTAAATTCATTATCCGTCAACTGAAACATGAAATCCTCAGGAAACCTTTCTCGGTTACGCTTTACCGCCTGAATCAAAGCCCTCACCTCGACCCCGTACAATTCCGCAAGGGTAGGACTCAACATCACTTTGTGCCCGCGTATCAGAAAGATTCTCTGCTGAATGAAATCTAAGGGGACAATCGCTTTCACTTTCTTATTTTACCCTATCCTCTTTCATAAATCAAGCCCTTTTATCTTCAAAACTCCAGCCCCATTCCGAAAACAGCAGGTGTGAGTAGCGAGCGGTGAGGCTTGTTTGCGGTTCTATTTGCTCCGTGATTTGGAGTGAATTTTCCACACTCCTATTTTTTTGCCAGCGGTGGATTTATGGACACTTTGGGCGATCTCCTGCAGGCGGATAAGTATTTTTATTTTTTCCTCGAAAGGAAGTTTTGCCTGCTCTCTGTGAAACTTTTCTTTTTTTTCAAAAAGCTTTTTTCGGGTGATTATTTTATTACCCCTTATAAGGATCTTCATCTGACTAACTTTTTTACCACGCATGGTAGTTCTCCTTCACAAAAGATCAAATTTTCTGGTCAAACCATACTTGCGCAAGATGGCTCCAAGTTTTCTTTTGTCTATTTTGGTTTGCTCCAAAAGCTTTTCAATTTTTTCCAGGTCTTTTTTTCTGCCGGTCCTTAGAAGCACTGCTACCAGATATTCAGGTGCCATCACCCTGGTTTTGACCCCTTCGTATTCTACTGCTTTTGCCCTGGTGACTGCCTCCTTTTCAAGTTCGTCCGCGGGAATGAACTGCACCGGGACTCCTTCTATAATAATATGTTCTCCTTTCCATTTATAGCCCTTAGCCTCTAAATAACTATATATGGGAGATAGCAAAATCAGATTCTGCTCTTTTACCGTGCCCGAAGGGATTATAAACACATCCAGGTCATAAGTGAAGAAAGGCTCAACGTAGAAGATCGTCGCAATTCCGCCACCAATGGCATAATCTTGGATTAAGCCTTTTTTCTGAAGTTGATTTAAAACTTCTATTGTCTTCTTCATTCTCTACTCACCATCCTATCAAAGGTTTTATTAAGTAAGAGGCATTTTATTCTAATCTGTCTCCGAAATCAAGTGTTATTTACTCTCAAAACCCTCCCCAGTCTGAGAACTGTCCGAGAAACGGATCCGTAGGACAGGTGTGAGTAGTGAGTAGCAAGGAATGAGGGGTTGGCTCGGTTGCTGTTCTACACATACAGTATCATTCTTGATGTCCTTTAGAACTCCAGTCCCATCCTAAAATAGAACTTATCGATTTTTTTCTCCGCTCTGCCGTAGGCGAATTCTATGGGTCCGATGGGGGTTGAGACTGAGAGGATGGAAAGGATTGAGTTCCTCAGGTTTTTCAGCTTGATCGATTCCAAATTGGGCCAGGTGTTGCCGGAGTCGTATCTCAGGGTGAAATACCATCTTTTGTAAAACTTGTATCTTAAGCCCAGGTTAAGAAGCAAGAGCTTGTCCCCTTTTAGCTCCTGGTCATAAAATCCGCCTAAGGTTCCAAATCCACCAAGGGTGAACTTTTCAGCTAAAGGAAGGTCTCCATCCGATAAGGCTATGGCTATTTTGGGATGGAAATTAAGTCTTGAGCTTAAGGGGAAATAAGATTCCAAAGAGGAGAAGAATTTCCTGTAGCTTAAGTCCCCGCCAAAGACCTTTCCGGAGAGTTCAGCATAGAGATAATGATATTTTCCTCTATCCGGGAATGGGAACTTGTCTAAATTATCTACTATAGACCTGAAGATCAAGCTGGTGACCTGGTAGTTCTCTTTCAGCCTTGTGCTTTCAAATTCGGTCTTGACCTTTTCTACTCTCCCCTCTAAGGAAGCTTTGCCCAGCCTGGCAATCTGTTGTCCGAAGGAGAATAAACCGCCCATTCTTTTCTCCTCAAATGAATCCACCCTTTTATGCTCAGAATAAATCCTTCGCTCCTCTCTTTGCCAGTAAAGGTTGAGTTTATAAGTGAGGTAGGTTTTGAAGATCCGGTCAGCTTTGAAATTCAGGCTATAGTTTTCTTTCCGTTTGCCATATTGCAGGTGCGCATAGATCTCATTCCCTATTCCGAATATGTTATTATCCCCAGCTTCGATAAAACCTTCGGTGTAATATTCATCATTGTAATGAGCTCCGCCTCTTAAGAAAGAGAACTTTTTCTCCTGCAGGTCAAGCTTCAGCACCTTATCATCATTCTGGCCATTTTGAGGCAAGATTTTCAAGTAAATGGCCTCAAAAAGCCCGGTGCTGTAAAGGTTGGAAAGACCTTTCTGGATTAATCTGGAATTGTAAGGCTGACCTTCTTTCAAAGGCAGGTTGCGGGTGACCATCCAGTTTTTAGTCCTCTTGTTTCCAGAAAGCTCGATTTTAGAGATGATCCCCTCGTCAATTGCTACCTTTAGAATTCCAGTGGATGAATTATAATCCAGGCTTTCAATATGAGCCAGGGAATACCCTGAATTCTGGTAAAGCCTGATGACCTGGTTTAACTTCTCCTGCAAGATTTTGAAGTTTGCAACCCCTTCAGAGGGAAAAGAGATTTTCTTTTCCAACTCCTCAGAGGTGAAAAGCCTGTTACCTGAGAACTCTACGTGATTGAAAAGTGGGTTTTCCTTTAGATGATAGGTCAGCGAATAATCTCCACTCCCTCTGGACATCTCGGCATAAGCATCTTTGAAATAACCGGTGGAATAAAGGTCTTTCAAATCGGACCTGAGATCAAACAGTGATACAGTCTCACCTTTTCTCAATTTCAGACTAATCTTCAGCGGGGCAGGCAGAAGGTCTTCACTTCCTGCGATTTCGACATCTTTGATCGGGTAAACAGAATCGGCTGAGGGTTTATTAGATCTGGAAAGGAGCAATTCCAGTTGCGGGACTAAACTATCAGCCACCCTTTCTCCCATCTTGATAAGCTCAGCAGTTTTTTCAAAACTGGTTGAGGAATAAGGGTAAAGGTCAGGGGAGATAATAAAATCAGCTTTTTTCAATTCCTGTTCTTTTCTTTCTAAGGTCATTATGGAGGTGGTCTGATTAGCAATATCCAGAGGGTCCTTAATTCTGGAGGAGGATAAAAGCTCAGATGAGGTGTTGACCGCGATTACAAAATCTGCTCCCATATTCCTGGTGACTTCAACCGGAATAGGATCAACTAATCCTCCGTCCACCAAAAGCCTTCCACTCAATTCCACCGGGGTAAAGACCAGGGGGATTGCCATGGTGGCTCTTAAGGCTTCAGAAAGATCTCCTGAACCTAAGACTATCTCCTGGCCTGTGGCTAAGTCGGTCGTCACTGCCCGAAAGGGGATTTTAAGCTTGTCGAAATTCGAACCAGCTTCGAAATTTGCCTGCATAGTAAGCTGGGTAAAAAGGTTAGTCAGTTTCTGGCCCGTAATCAACCCTTTTGGGATGGAAGGTTTAAATCCCTCAAAATATATCTGAAAAAGGTATTTCTCGTTTTCTTCCCTCTGAGAAGGGAGTAAGGAAAGCCTGGGAGGGGCATTGGAGAAAAGGTCCTGCCAGTTAATCTGCAAAGCTAATTTCTCCAGGTCCTCTGCAGAATAGCCGCAGGCATAAAGCCCTCCGATTATCCCGCCCATGCTGGTCCCGGCAATAAAATCTACCGGGATTTTCTCCCTTTCGAAAACCTTCAGGACCCCTATCTGGGCTAAGCCCCGTGCTCCGCCCCCGGCTAAAGCCAGCCCTATCTTTCCTTTTGAGCTGGAAAGGGGATAAGGCTGAAAAAGTTCTCCAGTTTTAAGCCCGGTTTTTTCCAGGCGTATAATCGTTTTCCCCTGTTCCGCAGGTGTACTCAACGCCGAGAAAAGGATTAAGAAAAGAGTGAGAAAATATTTTTTGAGAAAAGACATTTTTATATCTATTGAGGTTCTTTTTCTTAAGACTGCTACAAAGTTATTTTAACGGTTTGAATGGCAAAAAGCAAGTTTATCTTTTGTCAAATGATGATATGTCATTCTGAGTCCGCAGGCCGTTAAAAGCCTTACGGCTCGTAGAGACGAAGAATCTAACTGTGATGTAGAACTTTCACAGATTCTTCGGTCGTTCATTTAGACTCCCTCAGAATGACAAAATAAGCTAACCATATTGCGGGCAATTTGGGTTTGCCGATTTGTTGAACGAGGTTACACAGACATTCCTGTCTGTGCCAGATTGTCAGACAAGGATGTCTGACTTACTGAGAACCTCACCCTAACCCTCTACTGCAAGGAGAGGGGAAAATCCAAAACATAAATTGACAAAGAATCATCAATTGTCTATTTTGCTCTTAAAATATCCGGAGAATACCTATGCAGGAGCTAACCAAGGAAAAATTAAGACAGATTTACAGATTAAAAACTGAAAAGGGGAGGGGAAAAGAAGAAAAGTTCTTAATCGAGGGTCTTCGCCTTTGTCAGGAGGCTTTTTCCTCCAACTGGGAAACCGAGCTGGTTCTTTTTTTCAGTGAGTTTGGTGAATCTCCAGAAGGTCAGAAGCTGCTTGAGGGGTTCAGTAAAAAAGGAATAGAAATATTCAGGGTAAAGAAAAAAGAAATAGAGAAATTGGCTGACACTGAAACACCTCAAGGGATTGTGGCAGTGGTGAAAAAGAGAAAGTTCACTCTCAGCAGAGATTTTCTCAAGGAAGCTTCTCTACTTCTGAGTCTGGATAATATCCGAGATCCAGGAAACCTTGGTACAATGATAAGAACAGCAGATGCGGCTGGTGCAGATGGGGTTCTGCTGTCGAAGGGGTGCGTTGAGCTTTATAATACCAAGGTTGTTCGCTCGACCATGGGTTCTCTCTTTCATCTGCCGGTAATTGAAGGTCTGGATTTAAAAGAGGTTCTTCCGGAAATGAAAGTCTCAGGATTCAAAATTTTTTCCTCAGAAGTTCATAAGGGGAAGGACCATACTAAAATAAGTTATCCCGAAAAAATCTGTCTTTTAATAGGAAGCGAGGCTTCAGGGGTAAGGAAAGAGGTGTCAAATTTAGCAGATGAAAAGATAAAAATTCCCATCTTTGGCAAGGCGGAGTCTTTGAATGCCTCAGTTGCCGCAGGGGTTTTGTTATACGAGATAGTTCGCAACAAAAAGGGAACTTCTTAAGAGGTAAAAACGTAATTTTAAAAACAAAAGGAGGTAAGATGTCTAATAGTTCAAAATTTTTGTGTATAATTTTTATTTTAGTTTTCTCTTCTACTTCCCTTGGCGTGGGACTTTCACCTACCGAGGGATTTTTTCTTCCCTATAATTCAGCCGCAAACTCGGATGATGCATTAAGTCTTAAGTTTAACCCAGCCGGTCTGGGATGGAACAGGGGTTTCCAGGGATATTTTCTGCATACTTATTCTGATTCGAGTTTCAAAGGCGATTATGCCTTGTTTTTGTCCACGCACGGTTTAGGGTTCTCAGCAGAATGGCTGGGGAATATGGATAAACCTGCATACAGGAAATATAGTTTAGGCACAGGATTTAAGCTCGTTGACGGATTCTACTTAGGCACTGTGTATTCCTGGTTCGGGTCTAAAGACAAAGATTATCATGGGCTGAAATCCTGGAATGCCGGCTTCTTAATCAGGCCGTTTTCCTTTATCTCCTTAGGTGGAATTGCCAAAGACCTGAATCGCCCGGTTTTTCGAGACGTGAAAACGAATATCTCATTTGATCTGGGATTGGCTTTAAGACCTTTAAGTGACCGGATTACTTTCTCCATAGATGGAATGATGGATGAAAAAGAAAAGTTAAAAGATGCCAGGACCAGATACCAGGTTTCAGTTGAGCCTTTAGATGGTCTACTCCTGGCAGGAGACATAGATAATAAAGGGAATTATGGAATCAATTTCAGGTTTAATTTCCAGTTTTCAGGGCTGGGTACCTATAATGCAATAGACAAGAACAGCAAATATCAAAAAGGCGTAGTTTACTGGAATTTTGCCAGCGAAAGGTACAGGACTTTCTGGCAGAGGAAGGATAATTTCTTAGAGCTGAAGCTCTCCGGCAACATAGACGAGGAGAAAAGCTTCAGCCTGTTTGGCGGCAGAAAGGTTACACTTTTAGACATAATTCAGGAAATCGAAAAAGCAAAAAAGGATAGAAGGATCAAGGGGCTGATTGTCAGGCTCGATTTTTTGAATGCCGGCCCCGGCAAGATTCAGGAGTTAAGAGAGGCTTTTCTTGATTTCCGTCAGAGCGGGAAAAAGGTGGTCTTCTTTATGGAACAGGGCGGGAATAAGGAATATTATCTGGCATCCTCCGGAGACAGAATCGTGATGCTTCCCACTGGATATTTATCCTTAACCGGTATTTCCGCTGAGGTAACCTTTATCAAACAAACATTAGAAAAATTGGGGATCGAGGCAGACCTGGTGCATGTCGGCGATTATAAGAGCGCCTCAGACCTTGTGACCAGGGATTCTATGTCACAAGCTCACCGGGAGATGGAGAACTGGCTTTTAGATGACCTGTACGAGCAGATGACTAAAGAAATCGCTGAACAAAGGGGAATAAGCCAGCAGGATTTGAAATCGAAAATCGATCAGGGTCCTTTTACAGCCAGAGAAGCAAAAGAACAAGGGCTGGTGGATGATTTAGCATTTTATGATCAGGTAGACGAGATAGTCAAAGGTCTAACCGGTGAAAAACCGCACAAGATAGGCTTTAGAAAATATGCCCAGGAGGAAGATTATAAATATACCTGGGAGATACCCAAGAAAATCGCAGTAATATTTGCCACTGGTCTGATTAATTCAGGAGAAAGCAGTAACAATTTTTTCTTGGGGA contains:
- a CDS encoding site-specific DNA-methyltransferase, producing MEKEIEKNSIDLIYADPPYNLSGKELTLINNKTGGPFYKMNEKWDTWKYEDYLVFTERWIGKSWDVLKPAGSIYISCTYHSIAEMIFIAKKIGFKLNNIITWYKTNAMPNITRRTFTHATEYVCWFVKGNNWKFNYERLKEINPHRTKDGKPKQVRDFIDFIELPIVQGKERIKGRNGRAIHPTQKPEKLIELIIISSSNENDLVLDPFFGTGTTGVVASRLKRKWIGIEANNEYFKVANKRIVVHKGN
- a CDS encoding AlwI family type II restriction endonuclease codes for the protein MKKPWSISTTVRSPERLRDFLTVLKEFEGQEFNKENQIKYQVLLIQNKFYKPRNIPLKFREYFQKPELGIPYEVAEEIFYFKNYEDPPMRGRQSANPLNKLGFAIAREGSGPIQITELGNKFLAGDYDIGFIFFKSLLKLQFPNPWSADFSEKEGFNIMPLVATMHLLERLNRKSTKIGLDKTEFSIFVPTLINANQIDEYVEKISEFRKEKHKDKYITNFTKEFYETKKVAEKKIKNLFDYGDNIMRYFRLTRYFKITMDPLGYYWTINLEPSRMVEIEQLLKLNNGEAIKFKNLTDYLNYLSDITKPELPWEKIENLAKVTLSLKNGITELINRERMKVSQKEQELLIIDIKKLSKQQLENYTSELRTFNLELKERLRKAQILGDAKKIQETIDILKNIQKYRKTLEKKAPEQFEKLITQALKEMNDEILIKANYPVDDDGEPISHSPGNKPDMECYYQTFKAICEVTLNTSSLQWVQEGQPVMRHLRDFETQHQNDEVFCLFIAPQIHNDTYSQFWISVKYEYNGLRQRIVPITTDQFTILMDTLLDFVKQGRRFSHRELYDLYSQIINQTVQLNSFTDWATYIPEAVKEWRQRMIS
- a CDS encoding ORF6N domain-containing protein, with amino-acid sequence MKAIVPLDFIQQRIFLIRGHKVMLSPTLAELYGVEVRALIQAVKRNRERFPEDFMFQLTDNEFRNLKSQIVISSWGGARRANPYAFTEQGVAMLSSVLRSRQAIQVNIAIMRAFVKLREVLSTHKELAQKLDQLERKIEKHDVEIRSIFQAIRQLMIPSEKSKSKIGFRKD
- a CDS encoding nucleotidyltransferase, with translation MKKTIEVLNQLQKKGLIQDYAIGGGIATIFYVEPFFTYDLDVFIIPSGTVKEQNLILLSPIYSYLEAKGYKWKGEHIIIEGVPVQFIPADELEKEAVTRAKAVEYEGVKTRVMAPEYLVAVLLRTGRKKDLEKIEKLLEQTKIDKRKLGAILRKYGLTRKFDLL
- a CDS encoding patatin-like phospholipase family protein, which gives rise to MSFLKKYFLTLFLILFSALSTPAEQGKTIIRLEKTGLKTGELFQPYPLSSSKGKIGLALAGGGARGLAQIGVLKVFEREKIPVDFIAGTSMGGIIGGLYACGYSAEDLEKLALQINWQDLFSNAPPRLSLLPSQREENEKYLFQIYFEGFKPSIPKGLITGQKLTNLFTQLTMQANFEAGSNFDKLKIPFRAVTTDLATGQEIVLGSGDLSEALRATMAIPLVFTPVELSGRLLVDGGLVDPIPVEVTRNMGADFVIAVNTSSELLSSSRIKDPLDIANQTTSIMTLERKEQELKKADFIISPDLYPYSSTSFEKTAELIKMGERVADSLVPQLELLLSRSNKPSADSVYPIKDVEIAGSEDLLPAPLKISLKLRKGETVSLFDLRSDLKDLYSTGYFKDAYAEMSRGSGDYSLTYHLKENPLFNHVEFSGNRLFTSEELEKKISFPSEGVANFKILQEKLNQVIRLYQNSGYSLAHIESLDYNSSTGILKVAIDEGIISKIELSGNKRTKNWMVTRNLPLKEGQPYNSRLIQKGLSNLYSTGLFEAIYLKILPQNGQNDDKVLKLDLQEKKFSFLRGGAHYNDEYYTEGFIEAGDNNIFGIGNEIYAHLQYGKRKENYSLNFKADRIFKTYLTYKLNLYWQREERRIYSEHKRVDSFEEKRMGGLFSFGQQIARLGKASLEGRVEKVKTEFESTRLKENYQVTSLIFRSIVDNLDKFPFPDRGKYHYLYAELSGKVFGGDLSYRKFFSSLESYFPLSSRLNFHPKIAIALSDGDLPLAEKFTLGGFGTLGGFYDQELKGDKLLLLNLGLRYKFYKRWYFTLRYDSGNTWPNLESIKLKNLRNSILSILSVSTPIGPIEFAYGRAEKKIDKFYFRMGLEF
- the rlmB gene encoding 23S rRNA (guanosine(2251)-2'-O)-methyltransferase RlmB, which gives rise to MQELTKEKLRQIYRLKTEKGRGKEEKFLIEGLRLCQEAFSSNWETELVLFFSEFGESPEGQKLLEGFSKKGIEIFRVKKKEIEKLADTETPQGIVAVVKKRKFTLSRDFLKEASLLLSLDNIRDPGNLGTMIRTADAAGADGVLLSKGCVELYNTKVVRSTMGSLFHLPVIEGLDLKEVLPEMKVSGFKIFSSEVHKGKDHTKISYPEKICLLIGSEASGVRKEVSNLADEKIKIPIFGKAESLNASVAAGVLLYEIVRNKKGTS
- the sppA gene encoding signal peptide peptidase SppA; this encodes MSNSSKFLCIIFILVFSSTSLGVGLSPTEGFFLPYNSAANSDDALSLKFNPAGLGWNRGFQGYFLHTYSDSSFKGDYALFLSTHGLGFSAEWLGNMDKPAYRKYSLGTGFKLVDGFYLGTVYSWFGSKDKDYHGLKSWNAGFLIRPFSFISLGGIAKDLNRPVFRDVKTNISFDLGLALRPLSDRITFSIDGMMDEKEKLKDARTRYQVSVEPLDGLLLAGDIDNKGNYGINFRFNFQFSGLGTYNAIDKNSKYQKGVVYWNFASERYRTFWQRKDNFLELKLSGNIDEEKSFSLFGGRKVTLLDIIQEIEKAKKDRRIKGLIVRLDFLNAGPGKIQELREAFLDFRQSGKKVVFFMEQGGNKEYYLASSGDRIVMLPTGYLSLTGISAEVTFIKQTLEKLGIEADLVHVGDYKSASDLVTRDSMSQAHREMENWLLDDLYEQMTKEIAEQRGISQQDLKSKIDQGPFTAREAKEQGLVDDLAFYDQVDEIVKGLTGEKPHKIGFRKYAQEEDYKYTWEIPKKIAVIFATGLINSGESSNNFFLGKTMGSETIARAIRRAREDITIKAIVFRIDSPGGSGMASDVIWREIMLCKGKKPFIVSMSDVAASGGYFIACPGDTIIADPGTITGSIGVISGKFNLSGLYKKIGFSTQILKRGKHSDFFTSTRGFTEEEKGIVKKQTKEFYDDFVNKVAEGRKRSFEEIDQIGRGRVWTGNQAKANGLVDELGGLKQAIEIARIKAGIKEKSLVEIVTLPKRWGFFGFNFEETFSFLGSKKIFNDIERLEEMSQEKIFYISPYDIEVK